Proteins encoded within one genomic window of Oikeobacillus pervagus:
- a CDS encoding spore germination protein GerPB has product MNIYVQQTIQIKLIRIDSISNTGVLQIGTSGSIQSSSHLYNTGGFTKPAPQITSNIVQKDDSNSEVLVPLQIPLI; this is encoded by the coding sequence ATGAATATATACGTACAACAAACGATTCAAATTAAACTCATTCGTATCGACTCCATTTCGAACACAGGTGTTTTACAAATCGGGACATCAGGTTCCATTCAATCTTCTTCCCATTTATATAATACTGGGGGATTCACTAAGCCCGCACCACAAATAACTAGTAATATCGTACAAAAGGACGATTCTAATTCAGAAGTTCTAGTCCCGTTGCAAATACCATTAATTTAA
- the addB gene encoding helicase-exonuclease AddAB subunit AddB, with protein sequence MTVRFILGRSGKGKTQKMMDEIKQKLIEQPNGKPIIYLVPDQMTFQSEYDLVNTPNLGGMIRAQVYSLTRLAWKVLQETGGMSRYHISTVGLNMLIQKIIEDKKDELHIFTKASDKTGFIQHVERVLTEFKRYCIQPEDVLAQYQQMSEEGDSRALTDKLHDLHILFDDFEKGLFGKYVDSEDYFQLLAQSIGKSKYLQGAEIYIDGFHSFTPQEYLVIGELMKSASSVSVALTLDQPEIHHQADEIHLFRMTRETYATLFDLARQADRSVKNIVLEENSRFINQDLDHLEKYFESRPSHVKEDCSYISILQAANRRAEMEGVAREIRYLVREGNYRYKDIAVLVRNSHEYQKLIESIFYDYDIPFFIDQKRTMLNHPFIELIRSTLEIINSYWRYEPVFRAVKTDLLFPIDRNSQQLREQMDRLENYVLAYGIKGEQWIRKERWKYRRYRGLEMVNVPQTDEERTIENEMNELRLFITAPILRFARRLKKAKLGREFSEALYIYIEELDIPTKLERLSMEAEERGNLLASREHSQAWNAVMDLLDQFVEILGDEEVTLKKFTTILDAGFESMRFSVVPPAIDQVIVANLETSRLSNVGVAFVIGMNDGVLPAKLSEEGILADEDREILTGYGMVIAPSSKTRLLDEEFIAYKALTTPSKRLFVSYPIANEEGKALLPSPYLKRLKEMFPSLTETLLINEPSDLNEEGQFRYVCDPTSALSFLTTQLQLKKRDYPMYDFWFDVYNYFAQHPLRKNKAKRVLSSLFYQNKAKQLDEDVSRDLYGSDILASVSRMEQFHSCPFSHFARHGLKLKDREIFRLEAPDIGELFHGALKWISDEIIHRKLNWTDLTKKQCVQLAKEAVLHLAPKLQHQILLSSNRHFYIKQKLEQVIGRASYILSEHAKVSGFVPIGLELGFGPKAELPPFTFTLKNGTKMELMGRIDRVDKAEYHDEVYLRVIDYKSSKKDLDLTEMYFGLALQMITYLDIVLTHSPQFVGGKALPAGVLYFHVHNPMIDSKKILTSEQIEEELFKSFKMKGLVLGETDIVQLMDSTLDTGSSNIISAGLKKDGSITAKSKVATKDDFTFMRSHVRKMYEQSGNDIISGMVDISPYKYKKRTPCQFCSFKPVCQFDQSIEDNQYRLIVPADRAEIFEKLRKEESKHHGETPHS encoded by the coding sequence GTGACTGTACGTTTTATTTTAGGGCGTTCTGGTAAAGGTAAAACGCAAAAAATGATGGATGAAATCAAACAAAAATTAATTGAGCAGCCGAATGGAAAGCCAATCATTTATCTGGTTCCTGATCAAATGACCTTTCAATCTGAATATGATCTAGTTAATACCCCAAATCTAGGAGGAATGATTCGTGCACAAGTATATAGTTTAACCCGTTTAGCATGGAAAGTTCTTCAAGAAACAGGTGGAATGAGTCGATATCATATTTCAACTGTTGGACTGAATATGTTAATTCAAAAAATTATTGAAGATAAAAAAGACGAACTTCATATTTTTACGAAGGCATCTGATAAGACCGGGTTTATTCAGCATGTAGAAAGGGTGTTAACAGAATTTAAGCGGTATTGTATTCAGCCGGAAGACGTTCTAGCACAATATCAGCAAATGAGCGAGGAGGGAGATTCAAGGGCGTTAACAGACAAATTACATGATCTCCACATCCTTTTTGATGATTTTGAAAAGGGGTTATTTGGTAAATATGTGGATTCTGAGGACTACTTTCAATTATTGGCTCAGTCAATAGGGAAATCCAAGTATTTACAGGGGGCAGAAATCTATATAGATGGGTTTCATAGCTTTACTCCTCAAGAATATTTAGTCATCGGAGAATTAATGAAGTCTGCCTCATCTGTTTCAGTAGCTTTAACATTAGATCAGCCTGAAATTCATCATCAGGCAGATGAAATCCATTTATTCCGTATGACAAGGGAAACCTATGCTACTTTATTTGATTTAGCTAGACAAGCCGATCGGTCAGTTAAAAACATCGTTCTCGAAGAAAATAGTCGATTCATAAATCAGGATCTCGATCACTTGGAAAAATATTTCGAATCTAGACCTTCTCATGTCAAGGAGGACTGTTCCTATATTTCCATCCTCCAAGCCGCCAACCGAAGAGCGGAAATGGAGGGAGTTGCGAGGGAAATCCGTTATTTAGTTCGAGAAGGGAACTATCGATATAAAGATATTGCTGTACTAGTACGAAATAGTCATGAGTATCAAAAGTTAATAGAAAGTATTTTTTATGATTATGATATTCCTTTTTTTATAGATCAAAAGCGTACGATGTTAAATCACCCTTTTATCGAGCTGATTCGCTCTACATTGGAAATTATCAATAGTTATTGGCGATATGAACCAGTTTTTCGTGCGGTGAAAACTGATTTACTTTTTCCAATTGATCGCAATTCCCAACAGTTGCGGGAACAAATGGACCGTTTGGAAAACTACGTCCTTGCATACGGAATAAAAGGGGAACAGTGGATTAGAAAGGAACGCTGGAAATATCGGCGGTACCGTGGGCTTGAAATGGTAAATGTTCCACAAACGGATGAGGAAAGAACGATTGAGAATGAAATGAATGAGTTGCGTTTATTTATTACGGCACCTATTTTGCGGTTTGCGCGTCGATTAAAAAAAGCAAAACTAGGAAGAGAATTTTCAGAAGCTCTTTATATCTATATAGAAGAACTTGATATCCCGACTAAATTGGAAAGATTAAGTATGGAAGCGGAAGAAAGAGGGAATTTACTAGCTTCCAGAGAACATAGTCAAGCGTGGAATGCCGTGATGGATCTTCTCGATCAATTCGTCGAAATTCTCGGTGATGAAGAAGTGACATTAAAGAAATTCACGACCATTTTAGATGCCGGCTTTGAATCTATGCGTTTTTCGGTCGTTCCACCAGCCATTGATCAAGTCATTGTTGCAAATTTGGAAACATCCCGGTTATCGAATGTGGGAGTTGCTTTCGTCATTGGGATGAATGACGGCGTGTTGCCAGCAAAATTATCCGAAGAAGGGATCCTTGCAGATGAAGACAGGGAAATTTTAACGGGATATGGGATGGTCATTGCCCCAAGCAGCAAAACAAGATTATTAGATGAGGAGTTTATTGCTTATAAAGCTTTAACAACTCCTTCTAAGCGTTTATTTGTATCCTATCCGATTGCTAATGAGGAAGGAAAGGCATTGCTTCCATCCCCCTACTTGAAAAGATTGAAAGAAATGTTTCCAAGTTTAACAGAAACGTTGCTAATTAATGAACCGTCAGATTTAAATGAAGAAGGGCAATTTCGGTATGTTTGTGACCCAACTTCAGCACTGTCCTTTTTAACGACCCAGTTACAATTGAAAAAAAGAGACTATCCAATGTATGATTTTTGGTTCGATGTGTACAATTATTTCGCCCAGCACCCTTTGCGAAAGAATAAAGCAAAGCGTGTCCTATCTAGTTTATTTTATCAAAATAAAGCAAAACAATTAGATGAGGATGTCAGTCGGGATTTGTATGGAAGTGACATTTTGGCCAGTGTCTCAAGAATGGAACAATTCCATAGCTGTCCATTTTCACATTTTGCTAGACATGGCTTAAAGTTAAAAGACCGGGAAATTTTTCGGCTAGAGGCTCCTGATATTGGGGAGTTATTCCATGGAGCATTGAAATGGATATCGGATGAGATCATTCACCGAAAATTAAATTGGACGGATTTAACAAAGAAACAATGTGTCCAGCTTGCAAAGGAAGCCGTCCTTCATTTAGCGCCAAAATTGCAGCATCAAATTCTCTTAAGTTCAAATCGCCATTTTTATATAAAGCAAAAACTAGAGCAAGTAATTGGTCGTGCCTCCTATATTTTAAGTGAACATGCGAAAGTAAGTGGATTTGTCCCCATTGGTCTAGAACTAGGGTTTGGACCTAAAGCAGAACTGCCACCTTTTACATTTACATTAAAGAACGGGACTAAGATGGAACTAATGGGGAGAATTGACCGTGTAGATAAGGCGGAATATCATGACGAGGTCTACTTACGAGTGATTGATTATAAATCTAGTAAAAAAGACTTAGACTTAACTGAAATGTACTTTGGACTGGCATTGCAAATGATTACTTATTTGGATATTGTATTAACACATTCCCCACAATTTGTAGGGGGGAAGGCGCTACCTGCGGGTGTCCTTTATTTTCATGTCCATAATCCAATGATTGATAGTAAGAAGATCTTAACATCCGAACAAATTGAAGAAGAACTATTTAAAAGTTTCAAAATGAAAGGATTAGTGTTAGGAGAAACAGATATTGTTCAGCTGATGGATTCCACGCTGGATACGGGGTCTTCCAATATTATTTCGGCGGGACTGAAGAAGGATGGTTCCATAACAGCCAAATCAAAAGTGGCGACGAAAGATGATTTTACATTTATGCGATCACATGTAAGAAAAATGTATGAACAATCTGGAAATGACATTATATCTGGAATGGTGGATATTTCCCCATACAAGTATAAAAAACGAACACCATGCCAGTTTTGTTCATTTAAACCTGTATGTCAATTTGATCAATCGATTGAGGATAATCAATATCGTTTAATTGTTCCGGCGGACCGTGCGGAAATATTTGAAAAATTACGGAAGGAGGAATCAAAACACCATGGAGAAACCCCTCATTCCTAA
- a CDS encoding spore germination protein, which produces MPAFVGAVQVINIGSSGVFHIGDVVQIHPISNTKTFSGAGSFNTGDRIKVYSQQSSTNTFDQDGWDQGTLLTM; this is translated from the coding sequence TTGCCTGCTTTTGTCGGAGCTGTTCAAGTGATTAATATTGGATCGAGCGGCGTTTTTCATATTGGGGATGTTGTGCAAATTCACCCCATCTCTAATACGAAAACCTTCTCAGGTGCAGGTTCTTTTAATACAGGGGACCGGATAAAAGTATATAGTCAACAATCTTCAACGAATACCTTTGATCAAGATGGTTGGGATCAAGGAACTTTATTGACGATGTAA
- a CDS encoding spore gernimation protein GerPD, translating into MNLQVVNCELSVGDIKVTGVASSSLLLIGDADVIQLHSIFDTPPESLIIGPFVPLVT; encoded by the coding sequence ATGAATCTTCAAGTAGTAAACTGTGAGCTTTCAGTTGGTGATATTAAGGTGACGGGGGTTGCTAGTTCCTCATTATTGCTCATTGGAGATGCAGATGTCATTCAATTACATTCCATTTTTGATACTCCCCCAGAATCACTCATCATTGGACCTTTTGTTCCGCTAGTAACTTAA
- the gerPC gene encoding spore germination protein GerPC produces the protein MINYYALIQQLYQVIGGQNQQILSLKKEIQLLKEEFQSFKTKTPVHVDRIEYKFDQLKVETLEGTLNIGMNPSDLGDIADTNISTPQPIGHDMAQDEMIQTIRDKMNEYMEKELPHIIQKNEAQLNRSLTPQYYDLIKEDLTKQLPERIQFYVRQFSKEGPNKKKETQEQTIINHVKQDIQQAIFHFMSKLPN, from the coding sequence ATGATCAATTATTACGCACTTATCCAACAATTATATCAAGTTATTGGAGGACAAAATCAGCAAATCCTGTCACTAAAAAAAGAGATTCAGTTATTGAAAGAGGAGTTTCAATCCTTTAAGACAAAGACACCGGTTCATGTAGACCGAATCGAATACAAATTTGACCAGCTAAAAGTCGAAACATTAGAAGGAACATTGAATATCGGAATGAACCCCTCAGATCTTGGAGACATAGCAGATACGAATATTTCTACACCCCAGCCAATAGGTCATGATATGGCACAAGATGAAATGATCCAAACCATTAGAGACAAAATGAATGAATATATGGAAAAAGAACTCCCCCATATCATTCAAAAAAATGAAGCACAATTAAATCGATCACTCACCCCCCAGTACTATGATTTAATCAAAGAAGATTTAACAAAACAACTTCCTGAACGAATTCAATTTTATGTTAGACAGTTTTCAAAAGAAGGCCCTAACAAAAAGAAAGAAACGCAAGAACAAACGATCATCAACCATGTTAAACAAGATATTCAACAAGCTATTTTTCATTTTATGAGTAAGCTACCTAATTAG
- a CDS encoding spore germination protein GerPE produces the protein MGRYSIVHHLNMDAISYGSILQVGDTKEILSKANALAIQREEELFYSQEAPFDRFAIFSYSFPHKEIRNEVEFEKIHIDPTIQVNSLNVTAISASSVVQVGSLENGQFEARVKHIRRHLKNNE, from the coding sequence ATGGGACGTTACTCAATCGTTCATCATTTAAATATGGATGCCATTTCTTATGGATCCATCCTTCAAGTGGGGGATACAAAAGAAATTTTATCAAAGGCAAATGCGCTAGCGATTCAAAGAGAGGAAGAGCTTTTCTATTCTCAGGAAGCACCATTTGACCGATTCGCTATTTTCTCCTATTCATTTCCACATAAAGAAATAAGGAATGAGGTAGAGTTCGAGAAGATCCATATCGATCCAACTATTCAGGTTAATTCATTAAACGTGACTGCCATCTCGGCCTCATCCGTTGTCCAGGTCGGTTCACTCGAGAATGGGCAATTCGAAGCAAGAGTCAAACATATTCGACGACACCTTAAAAATAATGAATAA
- a CDS encoding DUF418 domain-containing protein, with amino-acid sequence MSNNFTPIEKTNRIQSLDVMRGFALLGIFLVNMISFHSPFLYYDPYEWWSAPNDHFHYQWIDIFVQASFYPLFAMLFGYGTALQKQRADARGVNYWPIGLRRFFFLLCIGSIHAFLIWSGDILINYAVLGFLLLLMLRFSGKTLLIIGSILFVIPNVFISIMLLLLSKVDPTSVIIWTDLTGMKSSISSYTTDSFQVIMKQRLADWTAVNNIQNMFLLFIAIFPMMLIGAGAAKLDLLTKWTQLKKKLFAMFLFFFLVAVLLKYTPYLFEKNLAYIFVQDSLGGPLLATAYAVGIVLMVESSIGMKITKPLASAGRMSLTNYLMQSIVGTFLFYGYGIGLYGKISLTTGTMLVFAIFIMQVILSELWLLKFKQGPIEKVWRMLTYGKSK; translated from the coding sequence ATGAGTAATAATTTTACACCAATTGAAAAGACAAATAGAATTCAATCATTAGATGTAATGAGGGGTTTTGCTTTATTAGGGATATTCCTAGTAAATATGATTTCGTTTCATTCCCCGTTTCTTTATTATGATCCGTATGAATGGTGGAGTGCTCCTAATGATCACTTTCATTATCAGTGGATAGATATTTTTGTTCAAGCAAGTTTTTACCCATTATTTGCGATGTTATTTGGGTATGGTACAGCACTGCAAAAACAACGAGCAGATGCAAGGGGAGTCAATTATTGGCCGATTGGTTTGAGAAGATTTTTTTTCTTACTATGTATCGGAAGTATTCATGCTTTTCTTATTTGGTCTGGCGATATTTTGATAAATTATGCCGTTTTAGGTTTTTTGCTTCTTCTTATGTTGCGTTTTTCAGGTAAAACCTTACTAATAATCGGCAGTATCCTATTTGTGATCCCAAATGTATTTATTAGCATTATGCTTCTTCTCCTATCGAAAGTAGATCCGACAAGTGTCATCATTTGGACGGACTTAACCGGGATGAAGAGCTCCATTTCATCTTATACAACAGATTCATTTCAAGTAATTATGAAACAGCGCCTCGCAGATTGGACTGCGGTTAATAATATTCAAAATATGTTTCTATTATTTATAGCGATTTTTCCGATGATGTTGATTGGAGCTGGAGCGGCAAAATTGGATTTGCTTACAAAATGGACGCAGTTGAAAAAGAAACTCTTCGCCATGTTTCTTTTCTTTTTCTTAGTAGCTGTACTTTTGAAATATACCCCATATCTTTTTGAAAAAAATCTTGCCTATATATTTGTACAGGATTCATTAGGGGGGCCATTGTTGGCCACAGCCTATGCAGTGGGGATCGTCTTAATGGTTGAGTCGAGTATTGGAATGAAAATAACGAAACCTTTGGCATCTGCTGGGAGAATGTCTTTAACCAATTACCTAATGCAATCGATTGTCGGCACATTCCTTTTCTATGGGTATGGAATTGGTTTATATGGTAAAATAAGCCTGACAACAGGAACTATGCTTGTGTTTGCAATCTTTATTATGCAAGTTATTCTTTCAGAGCTATGGTTGTTAAAGTTTAAACAGGGGCCAATAGAAAAGGTCTGGAGAATGCTTACATATGGAAAAAGTAAATAG
- the addA gene encoding helicase-exonuclease AddAB subunit AddA, protein MEKPLIPKKPEHVTWTDDQWKAIMAKGQDILVAAAAGSGKTAVLVERMIRKILDEEQPIDVDQLLVVTFTNASAAEMRHRIGGALERAIDEDPNSYHLRRQLSLLNHASISTLHSFCLEVIRKYYYMIDIDPAFRIADDTEGLLLRDEVLDDLFEEEYGKEDNQSFYQLVDTFSNDRSDVQLQELVRKLYDFSQANPNPEEWLENLTNMYNVDEQNSIEDLPFMGALQLEIHLQLEAARSLFHQALDLTKIPGGPAPRTETFLDDLTVVEKLLKAEHSWDSLYEEMQHVVFKKLKTVRGDEYDKELTDQSKTFRDAGKNIIKKLQDDYFSRKPQSYLRDMSDMKEIITSLAELVLKFSIKFKEMKKEKGLVDFSDLEHNCLAILTDPFTDGTERIPSEAALYYQRHFKEVLIDEYQDVNLVQEAILQLVKAGGEADGNMFMVGDVKQSIYRFRLAEPNLFLEKYRRFTPDGEGSGLRIDLSRNFRSRGEVLSGTNYLFKQTMGVQVGEIEYNEQAELVKGASYPEDEKYPVEVVLIDQMNDEGKSEIDHEEAEETAFDEEDLEQSQLEARWMAQKIKELIHERKLIYDPKTERYRPIQYRDIVILLRSMSWAAEIMEEFKQSGIPIYANLSTGYFEATEIAIMVSLLKVIDNPYQDIPLASVLRSPIVDCTENELAHIRIHSRKGTFYEAVTAFIFSKPKGKYEALHEKIRQFFERLNDWRTIARQGALSELIWQLYRDTDFYEFVGGMPGGKQRQANLRALHDRAREYEETSFRGLFRFLRFIERMRERGDDLGTARALSEQEDVVRLMTIHSSKGLEFPVVFIAGLAKQFNLKDIRKSFLLDKDFGFATKYINVENRISYSSLPQLALKRKKRLELIAEEMRILYVALTRAKEKLYLIGTLKNAEKKITKWKAALLQKEWLLADFDRSEAVSYIDWIGPALMRHPHSLALNEGEIDLQRMNQELIQHPSCWDVLMISKEDCIGDTNECKEQDEDWLHKVAEGKLIDHVSKRKNEVEERLNWSYSYKEATRLRSKQSVSELKRMYEIRDEESGTDLIRKFQKPLFNRPKFIQEKTLSPAEKGTAMHLIMQHIPLDEQPTIANVTSLMDKLIEKEILKKEQAEAIDVEQIVTFFCTSMGEKVLKANKVFREIPFSMAIQAKEFYPALEDQTETILVQGIIDCLIEVDDKIILLDYKTDGITDRFKGGFDEAKPILEERYKIQINLYAKAIENIWKIKVDEKCLYFFDGAHILQLT, encoded by the coding sequence ATGGAGAAACCCCTCATTCCTAAAAAACCTGAACATGTTACCTGGACGGATGATCAGTGGAAAGCCATCATGGCTAAAGGTCAAGATATACTTGTTGCAGCTGCAGCGGGTTCGGGAAAAACAGCTGTTCTTGTAGAGCGGATGATTCGAAAAATATTGGATGAAGAACAGCCTATAGATGTTGATCAATTGCTTGTCGTAACGTTTACTAATGCATCAGCAGCGGAAATGCGCCATCGAATTGGAGGAGCATTAGAGAGGGCTATCGACGAGGATCCAAATTCTTATCATTTACGCAGACAACTAAGTCTATTAAATCATGCTTCTATATCGACTTTGCATTCCTTCTGTTTGGAGGTCATACGGAAATATTACTATATGATTGATATTGATCCCGCTTTTCGGATTGCTGATGATACAGAAGGGTTGTTATTACGAGATGAAGTGCTAGATGATCTTTTTGAAGAAGAGTATGGAAAAGAAGACAATCAATCGTTTTATCAATTAGTCGATACATTTTCAAATGATCGCAGCGATGTTCAACTACAAGAACTCGTTCGTAAGTTATATGACTTTTCACAAGCAAACCCAAATCCCGAAGAATGGTTAGAGAATTTAACGAATATGTATAATGTCGATGAACAAAATTCAATTGAGGATCTACCGTTTATGGGAGCCTTACAACTTGAAATACATTTACAATTGGAGGCGGCTAGATCCCTATTTCATCAAGCACTTGATCTAACAAAGATTCCAGGTGGTCCTGCACCAAGAACGGAAACTTTCCTAGATGATCTGACTGTTGTTGAAAAATTATTAAAAGCGGAGCATTCATGGGATTCTCTTTATGAAGAAATGCAACATGTCGTTTTTAAAAAGCTGAAAACGGTCAGAGGGGATGAATACGATAAAGAACTGACAGATCAGTCGAAAACTTTCCGGGATGCAGGGAAAAATATCATTAAGAAACTCCAGGATGATTATTTTTCTAGAAAACCACAAAGTTATTTGCGAGATATGTCGGACATGAAAGAGATTATCACTTCATTAGCTGAGCTTGTATTGAAATTTTCGATTAAATTCAAAGAAATGAAAAAGGAAAAAGGTCTTGTCGACTTTTCCGATTTAGAGCATAACTGCTTGGCGATTTTAACAGATCCCTTTACCGATGGAACGGAACGTATTCCTTCAGAGGCAGCATTATATTATCAACGGCATTTTAAAGAAGTGTTAATCGATGAATATCAAGATGTCAATTTAGTTCAAGAGGCGATTTTACAACTCGTGAAAGCAGGAGGAGAAGCGGACGGAAATATGTTCATGGTCGGAGATGTAAAACAATCGATTTATCGATTCCGATTAGCGGAACCTAATTTATTTTTAGAAAAATATCGCAGGTTTACCCCGGATGGAGAGGGAAGTGGATTACGAATTGATCTTTCGAGGAACTTTCGTAGTCGAGGAGAAGTATTATCCGGTACAAATTATTTATTTAAACAGACGATGGGCGTTCAAGTAGGGGAAATAGAATACAATGAACAAGCCGAGTTAGTGAAAGGGGCTTCTTATCCTGAAGATGAAAAGTATCCAGTTGAAGTCGTGTTAATCGATCAAATGAATGATGAGGGGAAATCCGAAATTGATCATGAAGAAGCGGAAGAGACTGCATTTGACGAAGAAGATTTAGAACAGTCCCAATTAGAAGCAAGATGGATGGCGCAAAAAATTAAAGAGCTCATCCATGAACGAAAGCTGATCTATGACCCTAAAACAGAGAGGTATCGACCTATTCAGTATCGTGATATCGTCATTTTATTACGATCGATGTCATGGGCAGCCGAAATTATGGAAGAATTTAAGCAATCGGGGATTCCCATTTATGCTAATTTATCGACCGGATATTTCGAAGCAACGGAAATTGCCATTATGGTTTCTTTGTTAAAGGTAATTGATAATCCATATCAAGATATTCCACTAGCGTCTGTACTACGCTCTCCCATTGTGGACTGTACGGAAAATGAATTAGCCCATATTCGTATTCACTCAAGAAAAGGAACATTTTATGAGGCGGTTACTGCTTTTATCTTTTCAAAACCAAAGGGAAAATACGAAGCTTTACATGAAAAGATTCGCCAGTTTTTTGAGCGGTTAAATGATTGGAGAACGATTGCACGTCAAGGAGCACTTTCGGAATTAATTTGGCAATTATATCGGGATACCGATTTTTACGAATTTGTCGGTGGGATGCCTGGCGGTAAACAAAGACAAGCTAATTTGCGAGCACTACATGATCGTGCACGCGAATATGAAGAAACGTCCTTTCGTGGGTTATTTCGCTTTCTTCGGTTTATTGAAAGGATGCGGGAGCGCGGAGATGATCTAGGAACGGCACGAGCATTAAGTGAGCAAGAAGATGTTGTAAGGCTAATGACCATTCATTCAAGTAAGGGATTAGAGTTTCCTGTTGTTTTTATTGCGGGGCTTGCGAAACAATTTAACTTAAAAGATATTCGAAAATCTTTTCTATTGGACAAAGATTTTGGGTTTGCGACGAAATATATTAATGTAGAAAACAGAATTAGCTACTCTTCATTACCTCAATTAGCCTTAAAAAGAAAAAAACGATTAGAGTTGATTGCAGAGGAAATGCGCATTCTTTATGTTGCCTTAACGAGGGCGAAAGAAAAGCTATACTTGATTGGGACATTAAAAAACGCCGAGAAAAAAATCACCAAATGGAAAGCGGCACTTTTACAAAAGGAGTGGCTTTTAGCTGATTTTGATCGGTCGGAAGCAGTAAGTTATATCGATTGGATTGGCCCTGCTCTCATGCGCCATCCACATAGTCTCGCTTTGAACGAAGGGGAAATCGACCTGCAAAGGATGAATCAGGAATTGATTCAACATCCATCTTGTTGGGATGTATTGATGATTTCGAAAGAGGATTGTATAGGAGATACAAATGAGTGTAAGGAGCAAGACGAAGACTGGCTACATAAAGTAGCGGAAGGCAAACTAATTGATCATGTTTCTAAGCGAAAAAATGAAGTGGAAGAACGTTTGAACTGGAGCTATTCATATAAGGAAGCGACTCGTTTACGTTCAAAACAATCAGTCTCTGAATTAAAGAGAATGTATGAAATTCGCGACGAAGAAAGTGGTACTGATTTAATTAGGAAATTTCAAAAACCACTATTTAATCGTCCAAAGTTTATTCAAGAAAAAACATTATCACCGGCTGAAAAAGGAACAGCAATGCATTTAATTATGCAGCATATCCCTCTTGACGAGCAGCCAACAATAGCAAATGTAACCAGCTTAATGGATAAACTTATTGAAAAAGAAATTTTAAAAAAAGAGCAGGCGGAAGCCATCGATGTAGAACAAATCGTCACATTCTTCTGTACGTCCATGGGCGAAAAAGTCTTGAAGGCGAATAAAGTTTTCCGGGAAATTCCTTTTAGTATGGCCATTCAAGCAAAAGAATTTTATCCTGCCTTGGAAGATCAGACGGAAACGATTCTTGTCCAAGGGATTATTGACTGTTTAATTGAAGTAGATGACAAAATCATTTTATTAGATTATAAGACAGATGGAATAACAGATCGGTTTAAAGGTGGGTTTGATGAGGCAAAGCCTATTTTAGAAGAACGTTATAAAATCCAAATTAATTTATATGCGAAAGCAATAGAGAATATATGGAAAATAAAAGTAGATGAGAAATGTCTATATTTCTTTGATGGGGCTCATATTTTACAATTAACTTAA
- a CDS encoding spore germination protein yields MPAIIGPVQIYSISDGIVQFGDSAFISPKNSGKTSAGSGGFNTGPFIVTYTGFNANPTFTCSGVDQPIVGNN; encoded by the coding sequence ATGCCAGCGATTATTGGACCTGTACAAATATATAGTATTAGTGATGGCATTGTACAATTTGGTGATTCTGCCTTTATTTCTCCAAAAAACAGTGGGAAAACATCGGCAGGGTCAGGAGGTTTTAATACAGGGCCATTTATAGTCACTTACACAGGGTTTAATGCAAATCCAACGTTTACTTGTAGTGGTGTTGACCAACCAATTGTCGGTAATAATTAA